One window of the Natrinema sp. CBA1119 genome contains the following:
- a CDS encoding helix-turn-helix domain-containing protein: MSSDDTDEHPVDTDDGDESLEGPDDFVEREAGRSPAVEELDQRIVDLLSWILDTETRAKIYVYLLANPGSTSEEVAKGTGLYPSTVREALAELHEEDRVTREKRASEGAGNNPYEYTAIQPSDLVGGVVDQVQRELNTIFTLDRVLDREVDRDARAELEEEVEPVTITVDDTAPTIDGDSETETDPETDPDADVIEFEDDMQIDTVDTESDGSDSPNESDESVDGVGGDTTDENDEFDARSSDE; the protein is encoded by the coding sequence ATGAGCTCCGACGACACGGACGAGCATCCGGTCGATACCGACGACGGAGACGAATCGCTCGAGGGACCGGACGACTTCGTCGAGCGCGAGGCCGGCCGAAGCCCGGCCGTCGAGGAGCTCGACCAGCGCATCGTCGACCTGCTCTCGTGGATCCTGGACACGGAAACTCGCGCGAAGATCTACGTCTATCTGCTGGCGAATCCGGGAAGTACCTCCGAAGAGGTCGCGAAGGGGACCGGGCTCTATCCCAGCACGGTTCGCGAAGCGCTCGCGGAACTCCACGAGGAAGACCGCGTCACCCGTGAAAAGCGCGCCAGCGAGGGGGCCGGGAACAACCCCTACGAGTACACCGCGATCCAGCCCAGCGACCTCGTCGGCGGCGTCGTCGATCAGGTCCAGCGGGAACTGAACACCATCTTCACGCTCGATCGCGTTCTCGACCGCGAGGTCGATCGCGACGCTCGAGCCGAACTCGAGGAGGAAGTCGAACCGGTGACGATCACCGTCGACGACACTGCACCGACGATCGACGGCGATTCCGAGACGGAGACGGACCCCGAGACCGATCCCGATGCCGACGTCATCGAGTTCGAGGACGACATGCAGATCGACACCGTCGATACCGAATCCGACGGGTCCGATAGCCCCAATGAGTCTGACGAGTCCGTCGACGGCGTCGGAGGCGACACAACCGACGAGAATGACGAGTTCGACGCCCGATCGAGCGACGAATAG
- a CDS encoding uracil-DNA glycosylase family protein → MRNVTDRTSNPFGLRPPFDRSDPDDRTAVFGYGDANADFHVIGDYPGIHGGESTGVPFTETESGLAIQDVLRETGFASGPRDEPVLENCFLSYIHMCSLPDGEAPTAEGYADLERFFDAELRAINAHILLPVGAQATDRVLREYTTQRRRFDLEMGALHAAEIRGRGFMVVPIEDPVEWVDGDFEAIVARLEALLASDYRQTKGVATTVG, encoded by the coding sequence GTGCGAAACGTGACCGACAGGACGAGTAACCCGTTCGGACTCCGACCGCCGTTCGACCGGTCCGACCCTGATGACCGAACGGCCGTCTTCGGCTACGGAGACGCTAACGCCGATTTCCACGTGATTGGCGACTACCCCGGCATCCACGGCGGCGAATCCACCGGCGTCCCGTTCACCGAAACCGAGAGCGGACTCGCAATCCAGGACGTTCTTCGCGAGACCGGCTTTGCGAGTGGCCCGCGGGACGAACCCGTCCTCGAGAACTGCTTTCTGAGCTATATCCACATGTGCAGCCTCCCGGACGGGGAGGCACCGACCGCCGAGGGGTACGCTGACCTCGAGCGATTCTTCGACGCTGAACTCCGTGCGATCAACGCCCACATCCTCCTGCCGGTCGGAGCCCAGGCGACCGACCGCGTCCTCCGAGAGTACACGACCCAGCGGCGACGGTTCGACCTCGAGATGGGAGCGCTCCACGCCGCCGAGATCCGTGGCCGCGGTTTCATGGTCGTCCCGATCGAGGATCCCGTGGAGTGGGTCGACGGCGATTTCGAGGCGATCGTCGCGCGACTCGAGGCGCTGCTTGCGAGCGATTACCGGCAGACGAAGGGAGTCGCGACGACCGTCGGCTGA
- a CDS encoding cupin domain-containing protein: MPAITSVDELEATPHAEVFDERTPRTVRLRLEADDSVPAHRHPESNVVLHLLEGEVELTLGDDVYTLETGEIVQFDGDQDISPYAVDDSTALIVFAPKTDS; this comes from the coding sequence ATGCCAGCAATCACGTCAGTAGACGAACTTGAGGCGACGCCACACGCCGAGGTTTTCGACGAACGTACCCCGCGAACGGTGCGATTACGCCTCGAAGCGGACGATAGCGTGCCCGCACATCGCCATCCGGAGTCGAACGTGGTTCTCCACCTGCTCGAGGGAGAGGTCGAACTCACGCTCGGCGACGATGTCTACACCCTCGAGACGGGAGAGATAGTCCAGTTCGACGGTGATCAGGACATCTCCCCGTACGCAGTCGACGACAGTACAGCACTGATCGTCTTCGCACCGAAAACGGACTCATAG
- a CDS encoding cytochrome oxidase assembly protein, translating to MSYDNHAPDSRLRSLIDRFGYPHLLTATLALVAATILLGVAAKATGSGLACEANWPRCDAGPYNLLPGSMPSFYEWFHRFVSMFAGFAIVGSALAAWRLPDVDRRVTGLVVAGMVLTPVQVALGRETVQQYTMDILSLHFWTAVTIFTLFLIATVLVWAPRLTGTHVTGALALGIVALPAHVALSPVVGTEISSYSPTMQLIQYAVALTLLGAAIVAALIGQRRFTGRAVPPLLAAPPLVVVVLFFGRQAANPAVEIPYLAAAVALLATFVAGIVLTRRGTASSETSDTLSP from the coding sequence GTGTCGTACGACAATCACGCGCCCGACTCGAGACTTCGGTCGTTGATCGATCGGTTCGGCTATCCGCACCTGCTGACCGCAACGCTCGCGCTGGTCGCGGCGACGATTCTGTTGGGTGTCGCGGCGAAGGCGACCGGTTCGGGGCTGGCCTGCGAGGCCAACTGGCCCCGGTGTGACGCCGGGCCGTACAACCTGTTGCCGGGGAGCATGCCGAGTTTCTACGAGTGGTTCCACCGCTTCGTCTCGATGTTCGCCGGGTTCGCAATCGTCGGCTCCGCGCTCGCCGCGTGGCGGCTCCCAGACGTCGACCGGCGAGTCACCGGACTGGTCGTGGCCGGAATGGTCCTTACGCCGGTCCAAGTCGCGCTCGGCCGCGAAACCGTCCAGCAGTACACGATGGACATCCTCTCCTTGCACTTCTGGACGGCCGTCACCATCTTCACGCTCTTTCTGATCGCCACCGTCCTGGTCTGGGCACCGCGACTGACGGGAACGCACGTCACCGGCGCGCTCGCGCTCGGAATCGTGGCGCTGCCCGCACACGTCGCCCTCAGCCCGGTCGTCGGCACCGAAATCTCGAGCTACTCGCCGACGATGCAACTGATCCAGTACGCCGTGGCTCTCACGCTGCTTGGTGCGGCCATCGTCGCCGCGCTGATCGGTCAACGGCGGTTCACGGGACGAGCCGTTCCCCCGTTACTCGCGGCCCCGCCGCTCGTGGTCGTCGTTCTCTTCTTCGGTCGACAGGCAGCGAACCCCGCCGTCGAGATTCCGTATCTCGCCGCTGCCGTCGCGCTCTTGGCGACGTTCGTCGCCGGAATCGTGCTTACGCGACGGGGGACCGCCTCGAGCGAGACGTCAGACACACTTTCACCGTAG
- a CDS encoding fatty acid--CoA ligase, which yields MSNHPTIGDTLEQTVDRYPDRDAIIYPRKDQHWTYAEFNERVNRLADALLEAGIETGDRVATVLYNGSEMALTVYACAKIGAVFTPLNFRLPAGEIEYIVNDAEAKMVLFESETREAVEGARPSLESVAEYVFIDDDREAVPEYARGFYEMLESGSPEKPDTRVTEDDVYAFIYTSGTTGRPKGVVHEHRDMVEHNLLCIAEANMTRDDVGLSMMPLYHCAELHCNLFPRVHRGAANVIHHEFEPDAVLAAIEDHDVTLVFAAPTAWNALSMTAAEMNVDISSLRLGLYGAAPMPEQVLENCREHLCDDYLQAYGMTEIGPAGVFQPPEDQLSKQGSAGLPGLNHRLRIVEPDADPDREVDEGEIGEILIASPCTMREYWNRPEATADSLREADGTTWYYTGDLGYRDDDGYLYVVDRKDDMIVSGGENVYPAEVEDVLFTHDAVEEAAVVGEPDEEWGERIVAYVVADGVEGADLDAFALENDRLADFKRPRTYYFVDELPKNPSGKVQKFKLREDEAGLEPEIETVAS from the coding sequence ATGTCAAATCACCCCACGATAGGTGACACCCTCGAACAGACGGTCGATCGCTATCCCGATCGCGACGCGATCATCTATCCGCGGAAAGACCAGCACTGGACCTACGCGGAGTTCAACGAGCGGGTAAATCGGTTGGCCGACGCCTTGCTCGAGGCCGGAATCGAAACGGGAGACAGAGTCGCGACGGTGCTGTACAACGGCTCGGAGATGGCACTTACCGTCTACGCGTGCGCGAAGATCGGTGCCGTCTTCACCCCGCTGAACTTCCGCCTCCCGGCGGGCGAGATCGAGTACATCGTCAACGATGCCGAGGCGAAGATGGTCCTCTTCGAGTCCGAAACGCGGGAGGCCGTCGAGGGGGCGCGACCGAGCCTCGAGTCCGTCGCGGAGTACGTGTTCATCGACGACGACCGCGAGGCGGTACCGGAGTACGCGCGCGGATTCTACGAGATGCTCGAGTCGGGCTCACCCGAAAAACCTGACACTCGCGTCACGGAAGACGACGTGTACGCCTTCATCTATACGTCGGGAACGACGGGCCGACCGAAAGGCGTCGTCCACGAACACCGAGACATGGTCGAGCACAACCTCCTGTGCATCGCGGAGGCGAACATGACTCGCGACGATGTCGGCCTGTCGATGATGCCGCTGTACCACTGCGCCGAACTCCACTGCAACCTCTTCCCGCGGGTCCATCGCGGCGCGGCGAACGTGATCCACCACGAGTTCGAACCCGACGCCGTGCTCGCGGCGATCGAGGACCACGACGTCACGCTCGTCTTCGCCGCACCGACCGCCTGGAACGCGCTCTCGATGACCGCCGCCGAGATGAACGTCGACATCTCTTCGCTCCGGCTCGGCCTCTACGGCGCGGCACCGATGCCCGAACAGGTGCTCGAGAACTGTCGGGAACACCTCTGTGACGACTACCTTCAGGCCTACGGCATGACCGAGATCGGTCCCGCGGGCGTCTTCCAGCCGCCGGAAGACCAGCTCTCGAAGCAGGGCTCGGCCGGGCTGCCCGGGCTCAATCACCGGCTGCGGATCGTCGAGCCCGATGCCGATCCGGACCGGGAAGTCGACGAGGGCGAGATCGGCGAGATACTGATCGCCAGCCCGTGTACGATGCGGGAGTACTGGAACCGCCCCGAGGCGACCGCTGACTCCCTGCGCGAGGCCGACGGGACGACCTGGTACTACACCGGCGATCTCGGCTACCGCGACGACGACGGCTACCTCTACGTCGTCGACCGGAAGGACGACATGATCGTCTCCGGCGGCGAGAACGTCTACCCCGCCGAGGTCGAGGACGTGCTGTTCACCCACGACGCCGTCGAAGAGGCGGCCGTCGTCGGCGAACCCGACGAGGAGTGGGGCGAACGGATCGTCGCGTACGTGGTGGCCGACGGCGTCGAGGGGGCGGATCTCGATGCGTTCGCACTCGAAAATGACCGGCTCGCCGACTTCAAGCGCCCGCGGACGTACTACTTTGTCGACGAACTCCCAAAGAATCCCAGCGGCAAGGTCCAGAAGTTCAAGCTCCGCGAGGACGAGGCGGGCCTCGAGCCCGAAATCGAAACCGTCGCGTCCTGA
- a CDS encoding NOP5/NOP56 family protein, whose amino-acid sequence MTDTDGWFAAVDRDDPDAMAAAIREGRADEPRDWPALALEAGFASDEDGYYDALGEATTAATRAAVTERERADDQQLVHAIRAMDDCSRTANELAERLAEWAGTVDPEAGTGVEYARKLARGEADDDLEEPAIRSLAERVADLADEADDLREFVERQTPAVAPNLSALAEPVLSARLIALAGGLEALAKKPSGTVQVLGAEDALFAHLRGHAPSPKHGIIYTHDAVRGTHPENRGSAARAVAGKLAIAARVDHYSGESKPELEAELAERIETIQARTVDDDADSDDGSADTGGVDDE is encoded by the coding sequence ATGACCGATACGGACGGGTGGTTCGCGGCCGTCGACCGCGACGATCCCGACGCGATGGCGGCCGCAATTCGCGAGGGACGCGCCGACGAGCCCCGCGACTGGCCCGCCCTCGCACTCGAGGCGGGGTTTGCGAGCGACGAGGACGGGTACTACGACGCGCTCGGGGAGGCGACGACCGCGGCGACGCGGGCCGCGGTGACCGAGCGCGAGCGAGCCGACGATCAGCAGTTGGTCCACGCGATCAGAGCGATGGACGACTGCAGTCGGACGGCGAACGAACTTGCCGAGCGCCTGGCGGAGTGGGCCGGCACCGTCGACCCCGAGGCGGGGACCGGCGTCGAGTACGCTCGCAAACTGGCACGCGGCGAGGCGGACGACGACCTCGAGGAGCCTGCGATCCGCTCGCTCGCCGAACGGGTGGCCGACCTCGCGGACGAGGCCGACGACCTGCGCGAGTTCGTCGAGCGCCAGACGCCGGCCGTCGCGCCGAACCTCTCGGCGCTCGCCGAGCCCGTGTTGTCGGCTCGCCTGATCGCCCTCGCGGGCGGGCTCGAGGCACTCGCGAAGAAACCGAGCGGAACGGTGCAGGTACTCGGCGCGGAGGACGCGCTGTTCGCCCACCTGCGGGGGCACGCGCCCTCGCCCAAGCACGGGATCATCTACACGCACGACGCGGTTCGGGGCACCCACCCCGAAAACCGGGGCTCCGCGGCGCGTGCGGTCGCGGGCAAACTCGCCATCGCGGCCCGCGTCGATCACTACTCTGGCGAGTCGAAACCCGAACTCGAGGCCGAACTCGCCGAACGGATCGAGACGATTCAGGCGCGGACGGTGGACGACGACGCGGACTCCGACGATGGCAGTGCCGATACTGGAGGTGTCGACGATGAGTGA
- a CDS encoding metal-dependent hydrolase: MYQVGHYGGALAAYAPLGTIVALGGYGEIAIVGGLVCVALSTVPDYDHRLPLIEHRGPTHTILFALLVGAGLAALTAVLVDASSAFVDAGVVSFAFLVGFVSIASHLLADALTPMGIRPLWPVSRRRYSLSVTTAANPIANYGLLGLGVVAVLAGIGIVVVFG; the protein is encoded by the coding sequence ATGTATCAGGTGGGGCACTACGGCGGTGCGCTCGCGGCGTACGCGCCGCTGGGCACCATCGTCGCTCTGGGTGGATACGGCGAGATCGCCATCGTTGGCGGTCTCGTCTGCGTCGCCCTGTCGACGGTCCCGGACTACGACCACCGGCTACCGCTGATCGAACACCGCGGCCCGACCCACACGATTCTATTCGCGCTACTCGTCGGGGCCGGGCTCGCGGCGCTGACCGCTGTCCTCGTCGACGCCTCCTCCGCATTCGTCGACGCCGGGGTCGTGAGCTTCGCGTTCCTCGTCGGTTTCGTCTCGATCGCTTCCCATCTCCTCGCGGACGCGCTGACGCCGATGGGTATCCGTCCGCTCTGGCCGGTTTCGCGGCGTCGATACTCCCTCTCGGTGACGACGGCCGCGAACCCGATCGCCAACTACGGACTGCTCGGACTGGGCGTCGTCGCCGTTCTCGCAGGAATAGGGATCGTCGTCGTCTTCGGCTAA
- a CDS encoding PadR family transcriptional regulator: MHDDTPWGRERPGRADESPPNYSEADGRTAWIELTAFQRDCLEAVARLERDDVVPDEHAIVDTLERAYLSVTRTRLDPNLRTLVGRGLLEKRRLEAHAEYLLTDDGRALLLQRAERFADACRIGAAEFGADEVTAREAGEQG; encoded by the coding sequence ATGCACGACGATACTCCGTGGGGCCGTGAACGCCCCGGTCGAGCAGACGAATCACCACCAAATTACTCCGAAGCCGACGGAAGAACCGCGTGGATCGAACTCACCGCCTTCCAGCGCGATTGTCTCGAGGCCGTGGCCCGCCTCGAGCGCGACGATGTGGTTCCCGACGAACATGCGATCGTCGACACGCTCGAGCGCGCGTATCTCAGCGTCACCCGAACCAGACTCGACCCGAACCTACGTACCCTCGTCGGCCGCGGCCTCCTCGAGAAGCGGCGACTCGAGGCCCACGCGGAGTATCTTCTCACCGACGACGGCCGCGCGCTCCTGTTGCAACGCGCCGAGCGCTTCGCTGACGCCTGCAGGATCGGCGCGGCCGAGTTCGGAGCGGACGAGGTAACCGCTCGAGAGGCGGGTGAGCAGGGATAA
- a CDS encoding glutamate--cysteine ligase codes for MERGSRESFTRMGTLGIEEECFVVDADGRPTSGTDELVYEHDPPEILKGRLDHELFKFVIETQTPLIESLDDARDSLLAIREALVEHAKNHGYRIAAAGLHPLAKWQELEHAEKPRYRSQLDRIQYPQHRNTTAGVHVHVGVDDADKAVWIANELRWYVPIMLALSANSPYWNGFDTGLQSARAKIFEALPNTGMPTHFEDFEAFDRFERLMLETESINDRGELWYDVRPHTAHGTVELRTPDGQADPEIVLAFVEYAHALVGALAEDYEDGASGHRHRRELLDENKWRAIRHGQDASFIDRDLEGTVDLGELVDRECERLGIDGIRDVYERESGADRQRRLLEEKGPDALCESLILQTE; via the coding sequence ATGGAACGCGGGTCGCGAGAATCGTTTACGCGCATGGGTACGCTGGGGATCGAAGAGGAGTGTTTCGTCGTCGACGCCGACGGCCGCCCGACCAGCGGGACCGACGAACTCGTCTACGAACACGACCCGCCCGAGATTCTCAAGGGCCGACTCGATCACGAACTGTTCAAGTTCGTCATCGAGACCCAGACGCCGCTGATCGAGTCTCTCGACGACGCCCGCGACTCGTTGCTCGCGATCCGCGAGGCACTGGTCGAACACGCGAAGAACCACGGCTATCGCATCGCGGCCGCCGGTCTCCACCCGCTCGCGAAGTGGCAGGAACTCGAGCACGCGGAGAAACCCCGCTACCGCTCGCAGCTCGACCGTATCCAGTACCCACAACACCGAAACACGACGGCGGGCGTCCACGTCCACGTCGGCGTTGACGACGCTGACAAAGCGGTCTGGATCGCCAACGAACTGCGGTGGTACGTCCCGATTATGCTCGCGCTCTCCGCGAATTCGCCCTACTGGAACGGGTTCGACACCGGGCTCCAGTCCGCCCGCGCGAAGATTTTCGAGGCGCTGCCCAACACCGGGATGCCGACCCACTTCGAAGACTTCGAGGCGTTCGATCGGTTCGAGCGACTGATGCTCGAGACCGAGTCGATCAACGACCGCGGCGAACTCTGGTACGACGTTCGGCCCCACACCGCCCACGGTACGGTCGAACTGCGCACGCCGGACGGGCAGGCCGACCCCGAGATCGTGCTGGCGTTCGTCGAGTACGCCCACGCACTCGTCGGGGCCCTCGCCGAGGACTACGAAGATGGCGCGAGCGGTCACCGGCACCGTCGGGAACTGCTCGACGAGAACAAGTGGCGGGCCATCCGACACGGACAGGATGCCTCTTTCATCGACCGCGACCTCGAGGGAACCGTCGATCTGGGAGAACTCGTCGACCGCGAGTGCGAGCGCCTCGGCATCGACGGCATCAGAGACGTTTACGAGCGGGAGAGCGGCGCGGATCGGCAACGCCGTTTGCTCGAGGAGAAGGGACCCGACGCGCTATGCGAATCGCTCATTCTGCAAACCGAGTGA
- a CDS encoding nitrate/nitrite transporter, whose amino-acid sequence MAHPIQTIRRNAKETTDDLWAGGRGWILIAVGAGWALSIGVRFVYPALVPYFQDDFGIGLTTTGLLLTLLWGAYAVGHVPGGFLGDRIGEGNVVVISTLISAGTVLVVATAVNVWMLFAGTIVFGLATALYGPTRFTIFTDIYPDRAGSAIGLTMAAGNIGNTVFPVAAAVIASYATWRYGIGAFSPLFLVVAVGLWMTVPNRTSSGESAVDELSSDTLARIRSGITRESIPTVVAIQVTASFVIQGFSSFYPTYLAVAKGISPAVAATLFGLFFAVGAIIQPFSGTMLDRFGARPTLVLYFGGCVAGLWLLPFVNGFVPLVAVTVLISSWNGCGVVTQTYIADSLPDDMQGTGLGTLKAGWMVVGATSPLLIGTLADYGSFDHGFLLLASVGTVGLVLSITRL is encoded by the coding sequence GTGGCGCATCCGATACAGACGATCAGACGGAACGCGAAGGAGACGACAGATGACCTGTGGGCCGGCGGGCGCGGCTGGATTCTCATCGCCGTCGGTGCCGGGTGGGCGCTCTCTATCGGTGTGCGGTTCGTCTATCCAGCGCTCGTCCCCTACTTTCAGGACGACTTCGGGATCGGGCTGACCACGACCGGGCTGCTGTTGACGCTGCTCTGGGGAGCATACGCCGTCGGTCACGTGCCCGGCGGATTCCTCGGCGACCGAATCGGCGAGGGCAACGTGGTCGTCATCAGCACCCTCATTTCGGCCGGAACCGTTCTCGTCGTCGCCACGGCCGTAAACGTCTGGATGTTGTTCGCGGGAACGATCGTGTTCGGCCTCGCGACCGCGCTGTACGGACCGACTCGATTCACCATCTTCACGGACATCTATCCGGATCGAGCCGGCTCGGCCATCGGGCTGACGATGGCTGCGGGGAACATCGGAAACACTGTCTTTCCCGTCGCGGCAGCCGTTATCGCTTCGTACGCGACGTGGCGGTACGGAATCGGCGCGTTCAGCCCCCTCTTTCTCGTCGTCGCCGTCGGACTCTGGATGACCGTTCCGAACCGCACGTCGAGCGGGGAAAGCGCGGTCGACGAACTCTCGAGCGACACGCTCGCGCGGATCAGAAGCGGGATCACTCGCGAATCCATCCCGACCGTCGTCGCGATTCAGGTCACCGCCTCGTTCGTGATACAGGGGTTTTCCTCCTTCTATCCGACGTATCTCGCGGTGGCGAAGGGGATCTCTCCGGCGGTCGCAGCGACGCTGTTCGGGTTGTTCTTCGCCGTCGGTGCGATTATACAGCCCTTTTCGGGAACCATGCTCGACCGTTTCGGCGCGCGTCCGACGCTCGTCCTGTATTTCGGCGGCTGCGTCGCCGGGCTGTGGTTGCTCCCTTTCGTCAACGGTTTCGTCCCGCTCGTCGCGGTCACGGTTCTCATCAGTAGCTGGAACGGGTGCGGCGTCGTCACGCAGACGTATATCGCGGACTCGCTCCCCGACGATATGCAGGGAACGGGACTGGGCACGTTGAAGGCGGGCTGGATGGTCGTCGGTGCGACGTCGCCCCTGCTCATCGGCACGCTCGCCGATTACGGCTCGTTCGACCACGGATTCTTGCTACTGGCTTCGGTCGGCACCGTCGGATTGGTGCTCTCGATCACGCGGCTCTAG
- a CDS encoding fibrillarin-like rRNA/tRNA 2'-O-methyltransferase — MSELPAGVERRAFDGSERLATRGEPVYGEPTDGQWRAWNPNRSKLGAMLELGMDTGLAGGETVLYLGAASGTTVSHVADFAGPTYAVEFAARPVRDLLEAAESRDRLFPLLKDARKPETYAHVVESDVDVIVQDVATRGQARVALENRRFLADDGRLLLAVKARSEDVTREPSAVFEDVREELSEGYEILEARGLEEYHADHLGVVAKSK, encoded by the coding sequence ATGAGTGAGCTTCCGGCGGGCGTCGAGCGCCGCGCGTTCGACGGGTCCGAGCGACTGGCGACTCGAGGCGAGCCAGTCTACGGCGAGCCCACCGACGGCCAGTGGCGTGCCTGGAACCCGAATCGATCGAAACTGGGTGCGATGCTCGAGCTGGGAATGGACACCGGCCTCGCAGGCGGCGAAACCGTGCTCTATCTGGGTGCCGCGAGCGGGACGACCGTGAGCCACGTCGCCGATTTCGCCGGGCCGACCTACGCCGTGGAGTTCGCCGCGCGGCCGGTTCGGGACCTGCTCGAGGCCGCCGAGAGCCGGGATCGGCTGTTTCCGCTCCTAAAAGATGCGCGGAAACCAGAGACCTACGCCCACGTCGTGGAGTCCGATGTTGACGTGATCGTCCAAGACGTCGCGACGCGCGGACAGGCGCGGGTGGCGCTCGAGAACCGGCGCTTCTTGGCCGACGACGGGCGGCTCCTGTTGGCTGTCAAGGCCCGGAGCGAAGACGTGACTCGAGAGCCGTCGGCCGTGTTCGAGGACGTTCGCGAGGAGTTGTCTGAGGGGTACGAGATTCTGGAGGCTCGGGGGCTCGAGGAGTATCACGCGGATCATCTTGGGGTTGTAGCCAAGTCGAAATAG
- a CDS encoding Xaa-Pro peptidase family protein codes for MDKRERLEASLESDGLDSIWFARPNSFAWLTGGNSVIDREGDTGVAAVGYDGDELVIVTNNIEADRIAAEELPDLEATEISIERFPWYASSLAEAITEHVGSNERAAIDIELPGFERVDPTALRQPLTERDRKRYRELGGQTASAVESVCRELQSDDTEHEVASALRIALSARDIEAPVVLVGGSERAQRYRHYTPTGAELGDYALVSVTAQRAGLHASCTRTVAFDPPSWLAERHEAAARVETTALAATQTAAASDSDAADSGGTAGDVFAAIQDAYDAVGYDGEWEHHHQGGAAGFAGREWIATPDHDAPVEAPMAYAWNPTVQGAKSEDTALVTDEEIETLTATDRWPTTTVSAVDRDVELERPDVLDLEE; via the coding sequence ATGGACAAACGCGAGCGACTCGAGGCTTCCCTCGAGTCCGACGGGCTCGATTCGATCTGGTTCGCCCGGCCGAACTCGTTTGCGTGGCTCACCGGCGGGAACAGCGTCATCGATCGCGAGGGTGATACCGGCGTCGCAGCCGTCGGCTACGATGGTGACGAACTCGTGATCGTGACGAACAACATCGAAGCCGACCGCATCGCGGCCGAGGAACTGCCGGATCTCGAGGCGACCGAGATCTCGATCGAGCGGTTCCCCTGGTATGCGTCATCGCTGGCCGAAGCGATCACCGAACACGTCGGAAGCAACGAGCGGGCCGCGATCGACATCGAACTGCCGGGATTCGAGCGCGTCGACCCGACCGCGCTGCGGCAGCCACTGACCGAGCGCGACCGGAAGCGATACCGTGAACTCGGCGGCCAGACGGCATCCGCCGTCGAATCGGTCTGTCGCGAACTGCAGTCCGACGACACGGAACACGAGGTCGCCTCCGCGCTGCGAATCGCTCTCTCGGCTCGAGACATCGAAGCGCCGGTCGTCCTCGTCGGTGGCTCGGAACGGGCACAGCGGTACCGCCACTACACGCCGACCGGGGCCGAACTCGGCGACTACGCGCTCGTCTCCGTGACCGCCCAGCGGGCCGGCCTTCACGCGAGTTGCACCCGGACCGTCGCCTTCGATCCGCCGTCGTGGCTCGCGGAGCGTCACGAAGCCGCCGCTCGCGTGGAAACGACGGCGCTGGCGGCAACGCAGACGGCGGCAGCGAGCGACAGCGACGCGGCCGATAGCGGGGGGACCGCCGGTGATGTCTTCGCCGCCATTCAAGATGCTTACGACGCGGTCGGCTACGACGGCGAGTGGGAGCACCACCATCAGGGCGGGGCCGCCGGCTTCGCCGGTCGCGAGTGGATCGCCACGCCGGACCACGACGCGCCGGTCGAAGCGCCGATGGCCTACGCGTGGAACCCGACGGTACAGGGCGCGAAAAGCGAGGATACCGCACTGGTCACCGACGAGGAAATCGAGACGCTGACGGCGACGGATCGCTGGCCGACGACGACCGTCTCCGCGGTCGATCGGGACGTCGAACTCGAGCGGCCGGACGTGCTCGACCTCGAGGAGTAA